In Pseudomonas fakonensis, one DNA window encodes the following:
- a CDS encoding NEL-type E3 ubiquitin ligase domain-containing protein produces MTDIAIPYDSIDAFIASRLPSWLSQADEAQLTTLNRALREQQACAEKLIPLFQAVPSLEAFAAPLLQKALEDAGLGRLDVRRCKVHVSLDAELPSASTHLKAPRRTFQSTQSLLACALHNFHESETRPSIFRRTYLSDENGRPLALGFEAFAGLCRKLDLGGSYQFLLKLKFEPTASSSPGAHELEQQIEGNLRAQLEVAVRMARIRRQIDEQTYYQLVAIFAARAVVPSTPQQVVARQLYLLGTKVRGVVALEVRDAPDQPVTGVIAWIPGDEQQPVSRHASWAALYQSMAGRLLQPAFRAFFGRFISERDRPKFFGTLKALQRVAAPGSAVELDGRNLAIDGKLFAHLRALQLEKLLDDARVLAVPTGDEDEADRHERLEGMIAAGFDLLALAGAFVPVLGQVMLAVTAVQVAEQVYEGYEDWAIGDREGALDHLFGVAQSLAVGVVVGKAGSVALGLTRRLPFIDGLAPLRTDSGQARLASGALDSYRLQGRELAVGQQVRTGDAWRLRLHDGAYQVSQDPASEQWSIEHPQRPRAYAPKLEHNGSGGWHHELERPQQWQGCGSLLRRLDRQLAALSDQAADELVEQTGFDEARLRQLHLENAQPPARLLDAYERRGHHLQYPALRGAAFEGYLAERERVPGRAASLLRRDFPGLTVRAAEEIVSQANTAQVDGMLDNERVPLALAERARWHLRDSRLDRACAGLRLPQAVNADCERLALGLVERLAPWPATVRIELREGQADGVLLASQGDGKAGSVRCIVKLRAGYALQDGPGAAQATSRDSLVRALWLSLDDGQKTLLGLAGEDDQALAARLGRAASADREQAAGLIGMAPLGRGVRPPRRLADGRVGYPLSGRGESSRQAIRQGIHQIFPTLTHLQMEAYVLDLLSRRVDLWEHYSLLRRHLNELREQLRAWRDLAPNPLEMLRRQRVADTIRRSWRRKLVDLAGDPVLVIEGERVGRLPVLPPGVDFSHVRRLVLRDMGLAAVDADFLGRFPNLVELDLRQNALEAIPAGVEQLTQLRQLHLARNQITLNTAGNDRLAALSRLNTLDLSHNPLGQAPDLAGLRHLRRVLLRATGLEALPTPARRLSWRGLADLRDNSIRQLRMDLSALRQRLGRLSLHDNPLDEADEALLDQASGARGSRGAHAATDSALRDLWLGHERGEVRNQRLAMWDALQAEPDSADLFRFLNDFAQIDDFDEYPEYYRDRVWHILEACHAHEPLRLRLFSEASGPRTCEDRLLLTLSQFELAVLAEQAVYEGPQAQVEGRLVQLGRSLLRLDELDRFAARHVQTLHERDIALIDEIEVRLFLRIRLAAALRLPAQPSAMHYESFAKLTTSDIRRAQAQVLATETRERVIESLAQRPFWERYVREHYHERFEALAEPFHQRLEVIEAAVGETGEQLYLEQSNALMVELAHAERALIRTLAQEAYERSNP; encoded by the coding sequence ATGACCGATATTGCCATCCCTTACGACTCGATCGATGCTTTCATTGCCAGCCGCTTGCCGAGTTGGCTGAGCCAGGCCGACGAGGCACAGTTGACCACCTTGAATCGGGCGCTGCGTGAGCAGCAGGCCTGCGCGGAAAAACTCATTCCATTGTTTCAAGCTGTCCCGTCCCTTGAGGCCTTTGCCGCGCCGCTGCTGCAAAAGGCCCTGGAGGATGCAGGCCTGGGCAGGCTCGACGTGCGCCGTTGCAAGGTGCATGTCAGCCTGGATGCGGAGTTGCCCAGCGCTTCTACCCACCTGAAAGCGCCCCGACGCACCTTCCAGTCGACCCAGAGCCTGCTGGCTTGCGCGCTGCACAACTTCCACGAGAGCGAAACGCGGCCTTCGATCTTTCGTCGCACCTACCTGAGCGATGAGAACGGCAGGCCGTTGGCCCTTGGCTTCGAGGCGTTCGCCGGGCTATGCCGCAAACTCGACCTGGGCGGCAGTTATCAATTCCTGCTCAAACTGAAGTTCGAGCCGACGGCGAGTAGCAGCCCTGGCGCCCATGAGCTCGAACAGCAGATCGAGGGGAACCTGCGCGCCCAGTTGGAAGTTGCAGTGCGCATGGCCAGGATCAGGCGGCAGATCGACGAACAAACCTACTACCAGCTGGTGGCCATTTTCGCTGCGCGAGCGGTGGTGCCATCGACCCCGCAGCAGGTGGTCGCCCGGCAGCTTTACCTGTTGGGCACAAAGGTGCGAGGGGTCGTGGCCCTGGAAGTGCGCGATGCTCCAGACCAGCCGGTGACCGGCGTGATTGCCTGGATACCGGGTGACGAGCAGCAGCCTGTCAGCCGCCATGCCTCCTGGGCGGCGCTTTACCAGTCAATGGCAGGGCGCTTACTGCAGCCGGCGTTCAGGGCGTTTTTCGGGCGCTTCATCAGCGAGCGCGATCGGCCGAAATTCTTCGGCACGCTGAAGGCGCTCCAGCGGGTTGCTGCGCCGGGGAGTGCGGTCGAACTGGACGGGCGCAATCTGGCCATCGACGGCAAGCTGTTCGCCCATTTGCGTGCCCTGCAGTTGGAGAAGCTGCTGGACGATGCGCGAGTGCTGGCGGTACCGACCGGGGATGAGGACGAGGCTGATCGGCATGAGCGGCTGGAGGGCATGATCGCGGCGGGCTTCGACCTGCTGGCCCTGGCGGGAGCGTTCGTGCCTGTGCTGGGGCAAGTGATGCTGGCGGTGACTGCGGTGCAAGTCGCCGAGCAGGTCTATGAGGGCTACGAAGACTGGGCGATCGGGGACCGGGAGGGCGCGTTGGACCACCTGTTCGGTGTAGCCCAGAGCCTGGCAGTGGGGGTGGTGGTGGGCAAGGCCGGGTCTGTGGCACTGGGCCTCACCCGCCGTTTGCCGTTCATCGATGGGCTGGCGCCTTTGCGCACCGACAGTGGCCAGGCCCGGCTGGCCAGCGGCGCGCTGGACAGCTATCGGCTGCAGGGCAGGGAGCTTGCCGTTGGCCAGCAGGTGCGCACGGGGGATGCCTGGCGTCTGCGTTTGCATGACGGTGCCTATCAGGTGAGCCAGGATCCGGCCAGTGAGCAGTGGTCTATCGAGCATCCGCAGCGCCCCAGGGCCTATGCGCCCAAGCTTGAGCACAACGGCAGTGGCGGTTGGCACCATGAGCTGGAGCGGCCTCAGCAATGGCAGGGTTGCGGCTCGCTGCTGCGCCGACTGGACCGGCAACTGGCCGCCCTCTCGGACCAGGCCGCCGACGAGCTGGTCGAGCAGACCGGCTTCGACGAGGCGCGTTTGCGCCAGTTGCACCTGGAAAACGCCCAGCCCCCTGCACGCCTGCTCGATGCCTACGAACGCCGGGGGCATCACCTGCAGTACCCGGCCCTGCGTGGCGCGGCCTTCGAAGGTTACCTGGCCGAGCGGGAGCGTGTACCGGGCCGGGCTGCCAGCCTGCTGCGCAGGGACTTCCCTGGCCTGACGGTGCGCGCTGCCGAGGAGATCGTCAGCCAGGCCAATACGGCGCAGGTCGATGGCATGCTGGACAATGAGCGGGTTCCGCTGGCCCTGGCCGAGCGGGCTCGCTGGCATTTGCGTGACAGTCGCCTGGACCGCGCCTGTGCCGGCTTGCGCCTGCCCCAGGCAGTAAATGCGGATTGCGAGCGCCTGGCCCTGGGCTTGGTCGAGCGCCTGGCGCCCTGGCCTGCGACCGTACGTATCGAATTGCGCGAGGGGCAGGCTGATGGCGTGTTGTTGGCTTCCCAGGGCGACGGCAAGGCCGGCAGCGTGCGCTGCATCGTCAAGCTGAGGGCCGGATATGCGCTGCAGGATGGCCCCGGCGCAGCACAGGCCACTTCCCGTGACAGCCTGGTACGGGCGTTATGGTTGAGCCTGGACGATGGGCAGAAGACCCTGCTGGGGCTGGCGGGTGAAGATGACCAGGCGCTAGCTGCCCGGCTGGGGCGCGCTGCCAGCGCTGATCGCGAACAAGCTGCCGGCTTGATCGGCATGGCACCGCTCGGGCGCGGTGTTCGGCCGCCGCGACGGCTGGCTGACGGGCGTGTCGGCTATCCGCTCAGTGGCCGGGGCGAGAGCAGCCGTCAGGCGATTCGGCAGGGCATTCATCAGATTTTCCCTACCCTCACTCACTTGCAGATGGAGGCCTACGTGCTGGACCTGCTCAGCCGGCGAGTCGATCTGTGGGAGCACTACAGCCTGCTGCGGCGACATTTGAATGAGTTGCGTGAGCAACTGCGTGCCTGGCGCGATCTGGCGCCAAACCCGCTGGAGATGCTCAGGCGGCAGCGGGTGGCCGATACGATCAGGCGCAGTTGGCGGCGCAAGCTGGTTGACCTGGCCGGTGACCCGGTTCTGGTCATTGAAGGTGAACGGGTGGGGCGCTTGCCGGTACTGCCCCCTGGCGTCGATTTCTCTCATGTACGGCGCCTGGTGTTGAGGGACATGGGGTTGGCAGCGGTCGATGCGGATTTTCTCGGGCGCTTTCCCAACCTAGTCGAACTGGACTTGCGCCAGAATGCGCTGGAGGCGATTCCCGCCGGGGTGGAGCAGCTCACGCAATTGCGCCAGCTGCACCTGGCGCGTAACCAGATCACGCTGAACACGGCGGGCAATGACCGTCTGGCGGCATTGTCCAGGCTCAATACCCTGGACCTGAGCCACAACCCGCTGGGGCAGGCGCCTGACCTTGCAGGGTTGCGCCATTTGCGCCGGGTGCTGCTGCGGGCGACCGGGCTGGAGGCGCTGCCGACGCCGGCGCGCCGGTTGTCCTGGCGCGGGCTTGCAGACCTGCGTGACAACAGCATCCGCCAGTTGCGCATGGACCTGAGTGCCTTGCGTCAGCGCCTGGGCCGGCTGAGCCTGCATGACAACCCGCTGGATGAGGCCGACGAAGCCCTGCTGGACCAGGCCAGTGGTGCGCGCGGGTCCCGGGGTGCACATGCTGCGACCGATAGTGCCTTGCGTGACCTGTGGCTGGGGCATGAACGGGGTGAGGTCCGTAATCAGCGCCTGGCGATGTGGGATGCGCTGCAGGCCGAGCCCGACTCGGCCGATCTGTTTCGTTTCCTGAATGACTTCGCCCAGATCGATGATTTCGACGAGTATCCGGAGTACTACCGCGACAGGGTCTGGCACATCCTTGAGGCGTGCCATGCCCATGAACCGCTGCGCTTGCGCCTGTTCAGCGAAGCCAGCGGCCCGCGTACCTGTGAGGACCGCCTGCTGCTGACCCTAAGCCAGTTCGAGCTGGCGGTACTGGCCGAACAGGCCGTGTACGAGGGACCGCAGGCCCAGGTGGAAGGGCGGCTTGTGCAACTGGGGCGCAGTTTGTTGCGGCTCGATGAGCTGGATCGCTTCGCTGCCCGGCATGTGCAAACCTTGCATGAGCGGGATATCGCCCTGATCGATGAAATCGAGGTGCGGCTGTTCTTGCGCATCAGGCTGGCGGCGGCGTTACGCCTGCCTGCGCAGCCGTCAGCCATGCATTACGAAAGTTTTGCCAAGCTCACCACCAGTGACATCAGGCGTGCACAGGCGCAGGTGCTGGCCACGGAGACCCGCGAACGGGTGATCGAGTCGTTGGCGCAACGGCCGTTCTGGGAGCGGTACGTGCGTGAGCACTATCATGAGCGATTCGAGGCGCTGGCCGAACCCTTCCACCAGCGCCTCGAAGTGATCGAGGCGGCGGTTGGGGAAACCGGTGAGCAGCTATACCTGGAGCAGAGCAATGCATTGATGGTCGAGCTTGCGCATGCCGAGCGGGCGCTCATTCGTACCCTGGCGCAGGAGGCCTATGAGCGCTCGAACCCTTGA
- the ybaK gene encoding Cys-tRNA(Pro) deacylase, protein MTPALDLLKKARAEHRVHSYEHDPKTASYGLEAAEKLGLDPQRVFKTLLASSEKGELLVAVVPVVGTLDLKALAHAAGVKKCEMADPQAAQRSTGYLVGGISPLGQKKRLRTFIDQSAQQHETIHVSAGRRGLEVELAAVVLAEHTQGQFAGIGRG, encoded by the coding sequence ATGACCCCCGCCCTGGACCTGCTGAAGAAGGCGCGTGCCGAACACCGCGTGCACAGCTACGAACATGACCCGAAAACGGCCTCTTACGGCCTGGAGGCGGCAGAAAAGCTCGGCCTTGACCCGCAGCGGGTGTTCAAGACATTGCTGGCCAGCAGCGAGAAGGGCGAGTTGCTGGTGGCGGTGGTGCCGGTGGTGGGTACCCTCGACCTCAAGGCGCTGGCCCATGCCGCAGGCGTAAAGAAGTGCGAGATGGCCGACCCCCAGGCGGCCCAGCGCTCTACCGGTTACCTGGTGGGCGGCATCAGCCCGTTGGGGCAGAAGAAGCGCCTGCGCACGTTCATCGACCAGTCTGCGCAACAGCATGAAACCATTCATGTGAGCGCCGGTCGGCGTGGGCTGGAGGTCGAACTGGCAGCAGTGGTGCTGGCCGAGCACACCCAGGGGCAGTTTGCTGGGATTGGCCGCGGCTGA
- the glpR gene encoding DeoR/GlpR family transcriptional regulator — MNLPPRQQQILELVRERGYVSIEEMAQLFVVTPQTIRRDINQLAEVNLLRRYHGGAAYDSSIENTAYAMRADQMRDEKQRIAEAVARQIPDHASLFINIGTTTESIARALLNHNHLKIITNNLHVAAILGAKDDFEVLVAGGTVRRDGGVVGQASVDFISQFKVDFAVVGISGIDEDGSLLDFDYQEVRVSQAIIANARQVILAADSSKFGRNAMVRLGSISLIDCLVTDQPPTPALTQQLNQHKIRLEVV; from the coding sequence ATGAATCTGCCCCCACGCCAACAACAAATCCTCGAGCTGGTGCGCGAACGCGGCTACGTCAGCATCGAGGAAATGGCGCAGCTGTTCGTCGTCACCCCCCAGACCATCCGCCGCGATATCAACCAGCTCGCCGAAGTGAACCTGCTGCGCCGCTACCACGGTGGCGCAGCTTATGACTCGAGCATCGAGAACACCGCCTACGCCATGCGTGCCGACCAGATGCGCGACGAAAAGCAGCGCATCGCCGAAGCCGTGGCCCGGCAGATCCCCGACCATGCCTCGCTGTTCATCAACATCGGCACCACCACCGAATCCATCGCCCGCGCGCTGCTCAACCACAACCACCTGAAGATCATCACCAACAACCTGCACGTGGCGGCCATCCTTGGCGCCAAGGATGATTTCGAGGTGCTGGTGGCCGGCGGTACGGTACGCCGCGACGGCGGCGTGGTCGGCCAGGCCAGCGTCGACTTCATCAGCCAGTTCAAGGTCGACTTTGCTGTAGTGGGCATCAGCGGCATCGACGAGGACGGCAGCCTGCTGGACTTCGACTATCAAGAAGTACGGGTTTCCCAGGCGATCATCGCCAATGCCCGACAGGTGATCCTCGCCGCCGACTCCAGCAAGTTCGGGCGCAATGCCATGGTTCGCCTGGGCTCGATCAGCCTGATCGACTGCCTGGTGACCGACCAGCCCCCCACCCCCGCCCTCACCCAACAGCTCAACCAGCACAAGATCCGCCTCGAGGTGGTTTGA
- a CDS encoding MIP/aquaporin family protein, translated as MTTALRQPTLSAQCMAEFIGTALLIFFGTGCVAALKVAGASFGLWEISIIWGVGVSMAIYLTAGVSGAHLNPAVSIALTLFAGFDKRKLPFYILAQVCGAFCGAALVYTLYSNLFFDFEQAHGMLRGSQASLELASVFSTYPHPALSTGQAFLVEVVITAILMAVIMALTDDNNGLPRGATAPLLIGLLIAVIGSAMGPLTGFAMNPARDFGPKLMTFLAGWGEVAFTGGRDIPYFLVPVFAPILGASLGAALYRGLIARNLPSAQAAAAQADDTPQGDTQVS; from the coding sequence ATGACGACTGCTCTACGCCAGCCCACGCTGTCCGCCCAATGCATGGCCGAGTTCATCGGCACCGCGCTGCTCATCTTCTTCGGCACCGGCTGCGTCGCCGCGCTCAAGGTCGCAGGCGCCAGCTTCGGCCTTTGGGAAATCAGCATCATCTGGGGGGTGGGCGTGAGCATGGCCATCTACCTCACCGCCGGTGTTTCCGGCGCGCACCTGAACCCGGCAGTGAGCATCGCCCTCACCCTGTTCGCCGGCTTCGACAAGCGCAAACTGCCCTTCTACATCCTCGCCCAGGTATGCGGCGCGTTCTGCGGCGCCGCGCTCGTATACACGCTGTACAGCAACCTGTTCTTCGATTTCGAACAGGCCCACGGCATGCTGCGCGGCAGCCAGGCCAGCCTGGAGCTGGCCTCGGTGTTCTCCACCTACCCGCACCCGGCGCTGTCCACCGGCCAGGCGTTCCTGGTCGAGGTGGTGATCACCGCCATCCTGATGGCCGTGATCATGGCCCTGACCGACGACAACAATGGCCTGCCCCGGGGCGCCACCGCGCCGCTGCTGATCGGCCTGCTGATTGCAGTGATCGGCAGCGCCATGGGCCCGCTGACCGGTTTTGCGATGAACCCGGCGCGGGATTTCGGGCCCAAGCTGATGACCTTCCTGGCCGGCTGGGGCGAAGTGGCCTTTACTGGCGGGCGCGACATTCCGTATTTCCTGGTGCCGGTGTTCGCCCCGATCCTCGGCGCCAGCCTGGGCGCGGCCCTGTACCGCGGGCTGATTGCCCGCAACCTGCCAAGTGCGCAGGCCGCAGCCGCACAAGCAGACGATACTCCGCAGGGCGACACCCAGGTTTCCTGA
- the glpD gene encoding glycerol-3-phosphate dehydrogenase yields the protein MSQPVSPQPLDCYDLAVIGGGINGVGIAADAAGRGLSVFLCEKDDLARHTSSASSKLIHGGLRYLEHYEFRLVREALAEREVLLAKAPHIVKPMRFVLPHRPHLRPAWMIRAGLFLYDHLGKRKRLGASRSLRFGPGYPLKPAITRGFEYADCAVDDARLVVTNAMAAREKGAHIHTRTRCLRAERVDGLWQVELQHADGSLQTIRARALVNAAGPWVASFIKDDLKLDAPYGIRLIQGSHLIVPRLYEGEHAYILQNEDQRIVFCIPYLDRFTLIGTTDREYSGDPAQVAITAQETDYLLKVVNEHFNHQLDRADILHTYSGVRPLCNDESDNPSAVTRDYTLALSAGAGEAPLLSVFGGKLTTYRKLAESAMAELKPFFTQMRGSWTADAPLPGGESMSSVQALVDAVLASHGWLPVDIAKRWAVTYGSRVWQLLDGVQGPQDLGQAIGGGLFTREVDYLCSQEWAVSADDILWRRTKLGLFTSAAEQQVLADYLANAEQTRGRVRAA from the coding sequence GTGTCCCAGCCCGTTTCGCCACAACCGCTCGACTGTTATGACCTCGCCGTGATCGGCGGCGGCATCAATGGCGTGGGTATCGCCGCCGATGCCGCCGGGCGTGGCCTGAGCGTGTTCCTGTGCGAAAAGGACGACCTGGCCCGGCACACCTCGTCGGCCAGCAGCAAGCTGATCCACGGCGGCCTGCGCTACCTGGAGCACTACGAATTCCGCCTGGTGCGCGAAGCCCTGGCCGAACGCGAAGTGCTGCTGGCCAAGGCCCCGCACATCGTCAAGCCAATGCGCTTCGTGCTGCCGCACCGCCCGCACCTGCGCCCGGCCTGGATGATCCGCGCCGGCCTGTTCCTGTACGACCACCTGGGCAAACGCAAGCGCCTGGGCGCCTCGCGCAGCCTGCGCTTCGGCCCGGGCTACCCGCTCAAGCCGGCCATTACCCGCGGCTTCGAATACGCCGACTGCGCCGTGGACGACGCCCGCCTGGTAGTGACCAACGCCATGGCCGCCCGTGAAAAGGGCGCGCACATCCACACCCGTACCCGCTGCCTGCGTGCCGAGCGTGTCGATGGCCTGTGGCAGGTCGAACTGCAGCACGCCGACGGCAGCCTGCAGACCATCCGCGCCCGCGCCCTGGTCAACGCAGCCGGCCCGTGGGTGGCCAGCTTCATCAAGGACGACCTCAAGCTCGACGCACCTTATGGCATCCGCCTGATCCAGGGCAGCCACCTGATCGTGCCGCGCCTGTACGAAGGCGAGCACGCCTACATTCTGCAGAACGAAGACCAGCGCATCGTGTTCTGCATCCCCTACCTGGACCGCTTCACCCTGATCGGTACTACCGACCGCGAATACAGCGGCGACCCGGCCCAGGTGGCGATCACCGCGCAGGAGACCGACTACCTGCTCAAGGTGGTCAACGAGCACTTCAACCACCAGCTGGACCGCGCCGACATCCTGCACACCTACTCCGGTGTACGCCCACTGTGCAACGACGAGTCGGACAACCCCTCGGCGGTGACCCGCGACTACACCCTGGCGCTGTCTGCCGGCGCAGGCGAGGCGCCGCTGCTGTCGGTGTTCGGCGGCAAGCTCACCACCTACCGCAAGCTGGCCGAATCGGCCATGGCCGAACTCAAGCCGTTCTTCACCCAGATGCGCGGCAGCTGGACCGCAGACGCACCGCTGCCTGGCGGCGAAAGCATGAGCAGCGTGCAGGCCCTGGTCGACGCCGTGCTGGCCAGCCACGGCTGGCTGCCGGTGGATATCGCCAAGCGCTGGGCGGTCACCTACGGTAGCCGCGTGTGGCAGTTGCTGGATGGCGTACAAGGGCCGCAAGACCTGGGCCAGGCCATTGGTGGCGGCCTGTTTACCCGGGAAGTGGACTACCTGTGCAGTCAGGAGTGGGCAGTCAGCGCCGATGACATCCTCTGGCGCCGTACCAAGCTCGGCCTGTTCACCAGCGCCGCCGAGCAGCAGGTACTCGCCGATTACCTGGCAAACGCCGAGCAGACCCGCGGGCGCGTTCGCGCGGCTTAA
- the glpK gene encoding glycerol kinase GlpK yields the protein MTDTLDKNYIIALDQGTTSSRAIIFDRDANVVGTSQREFAQHYPQAGWVEHDPMEIFATQSATMVEALAQAGISHAQVAAIGITNQRETTVVWDKQTGRPVYNAIVWQCRRSTEICAQLKRDGHADYIRETTGLVTDPYFSGTKLKWILDNVEGARERAERGELLFGTVDSWLIWKFSGGKVHVTDYTNASRTLMFNIHSLQWDDKLLEILGIPRQMLPEVRPSSEVYGHTKSGIAIAGIAGDQQSALFGQMCVEAGQAKNTYGTGCFLLMNTGSQAVKSSHGLLTTIACGPRGEVAYALEGAVFNGGSTVQWLRDELKIVNDAHDTEYFASKVKDSNGVYLVPAFTGLGAPYWDPYARGALFGLTRGVKVDHIIRAALESIAYQTRDVLDAMQQDCGQRLSELRVDGGAVANNFLMQFQADILGTCVERPKMRETTALGAAYLAGLACGFWSGLDELRDKAIIEREFSPQLDEASKEKLYKGWRKAVDRTRDWEDHDA from the coding sequence ATGACAGACACCCTGGACAAGAACTACATCATCGCCCTGGACCAGGGCACCACCAGTTCGCGGGCCATCATCTTCGACCGCGACGCCAACGTGGTCGGCACCTCGCAGCGCGAGTTCGCCCAGCACTACCCGCAAGCGGGCTGGGTCGAGCACGACCCGATGGAAATCTTCGCCACGCAAAGCGCAACCATGGTCGAGGCCCTGGCCCAGGCGGGTATCAGCCACGCCCAGGTGGCCGCCATCGGTATCACCAACCAGCGTGAAACCACCGTGGTGTGGGACAAGCAAACCGGCCGCCCGGTGTACAACGCCATCGTCTGGCAGTGCCGTCGCAGCACCGAGATCTGCGCCCAGCTCAAGCGTGACGGCCACGCAGACTACATCCGCGAAACCACCGGCCTGGTCACCGACCCGTACTTCTCCGGCACCAAGCTCAAGTGGATCCTCGACAATGTCGAAGGCGCCCGCGAGCGTGCCGAGCGCGGCGAGCTGCTGTTCGGCACCGTCGACAGCTGGCTGATCTGGAAATTCTCCGGCGGCAAGGTGCACGTCACCGACTACACCAACGCCTCGCGCACCCTGATGTTCAACATCCACAGCCTGCAGTGGGACGATAAGCTGCTGGAAATCCTCGGCATCCCACGGCAGATGCTGCCCGAAGTACGCCCATCGTCCGAGGTCTACGGCCACACCAAAAGCGGCATCGCCATCGCCGGTATCGCCGGCGACCAGCAATCGGCGCTGTTCGGCCAGATGTGCGTGGAGGCCGGCCAGGCCAAGAACACCTACGGCACCGGCTGCTTCCTGCTGATGAACACCGGCAGCCAGGCGGTCAAATCGTCCCACGGCCTGCTCACCACCATCGCCTGCGGCCCGCGCGGCGAAGTGGCCTACGCGCTGGAAGGCGCGGTGTTCAACGGCGGCTCCACCGTGCAGTGGCTGCGTGACGAGCTGAAGATCGTCAACGACGCCCACGACACCGAGTACTTCGCCAGCAAGGTCAAGGACAGCAACGGCGTGTACCTGGTGCCCGCCTTCACCGGCCTGGGCGCCCCCTACTGGGACCCGTATGCCCGTGGCGCGCTGTTCGGCCTGACCCGCGGGGTCAAGGTCGACCACATCATCCGCGCGGCGCTCGAGTCGATCGCCTACCAGACCCGCGACGTGCTCGACGCCATGCAGCAGGACTGCGGCCAGCGCCTGAGCGAGCTGCGTGTGGATGGCGGCGCGGTGGCCAACAACTTCCTCATGCAGTTCCAGGCCGACATCCTCGGCACCTGCGTCGAGCGCCCGAAAATGCGCGAAACCACCGCCCTGGGCGCCGCCTACCTGGCCGGCCTTGCCTGCGGCTTCTGGAGCGGCCTGGACGAGCTGCGCGACAAGGCGATCATCGAGCGCGAGTTCAGCCCGCAACTGGATGAAGCCTCGAAAGAAAAGCTGTACAAAGGCTGGCGCAAGGCCGTGGACCGTACCCGCGACTGGGAAGACCACGACGCCTGA
- a CDS encoding glutamate/aspartate ABC transporter substrate-binding protein: MRIVRQLLGAAIAAAVISSPVMAEELTGTLKKIKDSGTITLGHRDSSIPFSYLAGKPEPVGYSHDIQLAVVEALKKQLGTDIKVKYNLVTSQTRIPLVQNGTVDLECGSTTNNVERQQQVGFTVGIFEVGTRLLTKVKDGQPSYKDFPDLAGKNVVTTAGTTSERILKAMNADKQMKMNVISAKDHGEAFNMLESGRAVAFMMDDALLAGEMAKARKPSDWVITGTPQSYEIYGCMVRKEDAAFKKAVDEAIVAYFKSGEVNKSYDKWFQQPIPPKGLNLQFKMSDELKKLIAEPTDKAADDKQS; the protein is encoded by the coding sequence ATGCGCATCGTTCGTCAATTGCTGGGCGCCGCCATCGCGGCTGCAGTCATCTCGTCGCCCGTCATGGCTGAAGAGCTGACCGGCACGCTCAAGAAGATCAAGGACTCGGGCACCATCACCCTGGGCCACCGCGACTCCTCCATCCCGTTCTCCTACCTGGCCGGCAAGCCGGAACCGGTAGGCTACTCCCACGACATCCAGCTGGCCGTCGTCGAAGCGCTCAAGAAGCAACTGGGCACCGACATCAAGGTCAAGTACAACCTGGTCACCTCGCAAACCCGCATCCCGCTGGTGCAGAACGGCACCGTCGACCTGGAGTGCGGCTCTACCACCAACAACGTAGAGCGCCAGCAGCAGGTCGGTTTCACCGTGGGTATCTTCGAAGTCGGCACCCGCCTGCTGACCAAGGTCAAGGATGGCCAGCCATCCTATAAAGACTTCCCGGACCTGGCCGGCAAGAACGTGGTGACCACCGCAGGCACCACCTCCGAGCGTATCCTCAAGGCGATGAACGCCGACAAGCAGATGAAGATGAACGTGATCTCGGCAAAAGACCACGGCGAAGCCTTCAACATGCTCGAAAGCGGCCGCGCCGTGGCCTTCATGATGGACGACGCCCTGCTGGCCGGTGAAATGGCCAAGGCGCGCAAGCCGTCTGACTGGGTCATCACCGGCACCCCGCAGTCGTACGAAATCTACGGCTGCATGGTGCGCAAGGAAGACGCAGCGTTCAAGAAAGCGGTGGACGAAGCCATCGTCGCCTACTTCAAGTCGGGTGAGGTCAACAAGAGCTACGACAAGTGGTTCCAGCAGCCGATCCCACCGAAAGGCCTGAACCTGCAGTTCAAGATGAGCGACGAGCTGAAAAAACTGATCGCCGAGCCGACCGACAAGGCCGCCGACGACAAGCAGTCCTGA